The Thiovulum sp. ES DNA window TCTGCTTTCAAATCAAAACTATCTTTTTCCAAAATTAAAAAATCCCCTTTCCACTTTTTGAAATTTTATCGCTTTTTATTTTCTTATAGAACTTTCCAAAATTGAAAAAAAATCCATAATAATAAACAATTATAATTAAAGCAAAAAAAAAAGAAAAATTGATTTTAAAAAAGTTAAAATTAAACTTCTAATCTTAACTTTTTTGTTACAATCTTTAGAACAAAAATTTAAACTTATGAAAGGAGAGACGGTTTCAGCTTTGAAATTCGTCCAATTCAATATATGAGTGTTACTATTGAAAAGTATGATGCCGTTGTTGTTGGGGCTGGTCTCGCAGGTAATGCTGCGGCGATGGAGCTTGAGCAACGAGGTCATCATGTTGTCGTCCTTACTAAATTACACCCGCTGAGAAGCCATTCTGGTGCAGCACAAGGTGGAATTAATGCAGCTTTAAGTGAAGAAGATAGTATCGATCTTCACATGTTTGACACAATTAAAGGTAGTGATTATCTCGCGGATCAAGATGCCGTAGAACTCATGTGTTCAAAAGCTCCTGAAACAATCCGATGGGCTGAACGAATGGGAGCTGCTTTTTCACGAAATGAGAAAGGTGAAATCGCACAACGACCATTTGGAGGACAAAGCAAACCTAGAGCATGTTTTGCAAAAGACCGAACTGGGATTACTCTTCTCCAAACAACTTTTGAACAAGCACACCGAGCTGGAGTAGATTTTTTAGATGAGTGGTATGTTTCTGACCTCATCTACAAAAATGGAAAAGTTACTGGTGTTGTTGCTTTCAATATCCGAAATCACGAAGAGAGAAAAATTTTCCAAGCTAAATCAGTTCTATTCGCAACTGGTGGTTATGCTCGGGCATTTAAAATAAATAGTAATGCACATGCAAATACTGGTGATGGACTCTCAATTGTGGCTCGAAAAGGATTACCTCTTGAAGATATGGAATTTGTTCAGTTTCACCCAAGTGGTTTAGCAGGAACTGGTATTTTGATTTCTGAAGCAGCAAGAGGTGAAGGTGGATTACTTTTCAACTCTGAAGGTGAGCGATTTATGAAAAATTATGCACCTGAAAAAATGGAACTTGCTCCACGAGATGTTGTTTCTCGAGCAATTACAAAAGAGATTCATGAAGGTCGAGGTGTTGGTCCAAGAAAAGATGCTGTTTATCTTGACATGACTCATCTTGGAAAAGAGAAAATTATGTCAAGACTTCCAGAATTACGAGACCTTGCTCATACTTTCCTAGGTATGGATATGATTGATGAACCGATTCTAATTTCTGATACTGCTCACTACTCAATGGGTGGAATTCCTACAAATATTCGTGGGCAAGTGCGACAAGATCACAACGGAAATCTAGTCGAAGGTTTCTATGCTGCGGGTGAGTGTGCTTGTGTTTCTGTTCATGGTGCAAACCGACTTGGTGCTAACTCTGTTTTGGAAGCTCTTTTCTTTGGAAAACATGTTGGAACTGAAATGGCAAATGATTTAGACGATCTTGAATTTGGTGAAGTTTCTGAAAATGATATTAAGCAAACTGAGTCTGAAATCGATTGGATTATCAAAAATAACGGTGATGAGTCTGTTCCAAAATTGAGAGATGAGTTACAAGCAACAATGTCAGAAAATGCTGGTGTTTTCCGAACTGAAAAAAGCTTGAAAGAACAACTCGAAGTTATTGAAAATCTTCAAAAAAGATTTAAAAATATCAGAATTGAGGACAAATCGAGACTTTTTAACACTGAACTTCAAGAAGCTATCGAACTCGGACACATGTTGGAGTATTCACAATTTATTGTTGAGGGTGCTTTATATCGAGAAGAGAGTCGAGGTGGGCATTTCCGTGAAGATTTCCCTGCACGAAATGATGAAATGTTCCTAAACCACACAATGGCTTACATGAAAGATGGAAAAATTGAAATTGAAAAAATGCCTGTAAAACTAGGTCGTTTTGAAGTGAAAGAGAGAACTTACTAATGGAACATATTGAAAGTAAAAAAGTAAAATTCCAAGTTTTTAGATTCAATGGTGATGTTGATATTCTGCCTTACTACCGAGAATATGAATTGGAAATTCACAAAGAAGATGTTGTTCTTGATGTTTTAAATAAAATCAAGTGGGAACATTCTGGTAGTTTTTCATACCGAAGAAGTTGCCGACACGGAATTTGTGGTTCTTGTGCAGTCAAGGTAAATGGAAAAGGTGTTTTAGCTTGTAAAGAAAACATGTTTGACCTCATCGATATTTTTGGTCACGAGATGATTATTGATCCGCTTTCAAAAGAGAGAGCAGTAAAAGACCTTGTGATTGATAAAGCAGATTTCTGGAAAAAATACGACAAAGTTACTCCATATTTAGTAGCTGAAGTTGATGAAACTCCTGAAAAAGAGAACATTGTTTCGGCAAAAGAGGCTGAACAACTTCGTGATGCCGACTACTGTATTCAGTGTGGAGCTTGTTACTACTCATGTCCAGCAGTTGCAGTGAATGAAAATTATATTGGACCAGCAGCACTTGCAAAAGCTTTCCGATTTAATGCTGATGTTCGAGACGATGCAAAAATTGAAAGACTAAATGATGTAAATCATGTCGGTTCTGGTATTTGGGATTGTGTCAAATGTTTTGAATGTACGACTGTTTGTCCAAAAGAGGTCGATCCAATGGGTAAAATCACTGAATTGCACTTACAAACTTTTGCGGAGGGTGTGGCTGACGACAATGTTGCTACTCGACATGCCGTGGGTTTCAAACATTCGGTGGAGAAACATGGTCTTTTAGATGAAGGCCGTCTTGTTCTCTACTCTGAAGGAATTTTTGGAATGACTAAGCACATGCACGACGGAATCAATATGTTGAAAAATGGAAAAATCCCTATGCCTTGGAATCTTCCAAAATCTCAAAATCTTGATGAAATTAAAAAACTTGTCAAAATCTCTTCAACAGCAAAATTCTAGGAGGCAAAAATGGAAAAATTGAAATATGCACTTTACACAGGTTGCACAGCTAGAGAATCGACTCCTGAACTTTTAGATTCTACTCTTGCTGTTGCTGAAAAACTCGGTATCGAATTAGAGCTTCTTGATGAGGCTTCTTGTTGTGGAGCTTCTCACCTTCAAGATTTTGATGATCATCTTTCACTTGTTTTGAATGCACGAAACTTGACTTATGCTGAAAAACGAAATGTTCCAATGGTTACTCTTTGTAACACTTGCCAATTGAATACTTCGATGACAAAAGAGCGAATCGATTCCGATTCTGAATTGAAAGAAAAAGTAAATTCGGACTTGAAACAGGTCGGTTTGGAATACAAAGGTGTTTCTGATGTGAAGCATTTCCTTTATGCAATTCTTGACGATTACGGAATTGAGAATTTGAAAGCAAAAATCACAAAACCGCTGAAAAATTTCAACATCGCACCTTTTTACGGTTGTCATAATATTCGACCTGCTGAACTTCACCAAAATGGTGAAAATCCATATGTTCCAGATTCTCTCGACCGACTTATTGAAGTTTGTGGCGGAAAAAGTGTCCAATACGAAGAGAAAAACAAATGTTGTGGTTTCCATGTCGATCTTCAAGCTCCTGAAACTGCAAACAAACTTTCAGGAAATGCACTACTCGGTGCTACTGATGCTGATGCTGATTTCATGGTTACTCCTTGTCCTCTTTGCCATTTAAATTTAGATGTGAAACAAGATAGCATTGGAGATACTATGGGTCGAGAAATTCAGATGCCAGTTCTACATATGCCTCAAATTGTGGGTCTTGCACTTGGGATTGAACCAAAGAAGCTTGGGCTTGATCACCATGTTGTAAAAGCCGTCTACTTTGAATAAAAATTTTCCCCGAAAGGGGATTTTAGAAACAAACGAGAAAGGAACTACATGAATCATATTGAAAAAGCAGGTGAAACTGGTAGAAGTGCAGGTTATGGCTATGAAGATGTCATTTTAAATGCAATTAACTGTAATCAAAGTGAAAATATTGCACAAAAAGTTATAAAAACAGTAGCTCAAAAAGAGAATTTAGATATTTCACAATTTAATATTTCCGCTTGAAACTCTTTCGGAAAGCTCAATGAAATTCATTGTGTTGTTTTTTTGACATACTCCCCATAGCTAAAGCTAGGGGATTCTGTTTCATTAAGAAAAGCCTAATAAATTAGGTCTTACTTTCTCTCCACAAGAGTTGATGTCCCAACTCTACAAATATTTATACTTGCATTCAAATCTCTATCGATTTTAAATCCACAGTTTTCACAAATGAATTCTCTTTCAGACAGAGAAAGTTTCTCTTTTTTAAACCCACAATTAGAGCAAGTTTTAGAAGATGGATAAAATCTATCTATTTTATGAACATTTGCTTTATATGAAAGAATTGTTACAAATTCAGCAAAAGCTAAATCATTTATTTTCCGACCCCAAAGTTTCTGCATAGCTTTTAAATTTAAATCTTCGATAAAAATATCATCGTATTTTGATTTCAAAAAGTTTGCTAACTTATGAAAATAATCTTTTCTGCTATTTGCTATTTTTGTATGAAGTTTTGAAAGTCTATCTTTTCGCTTTTTACGGTTATTAGAACCTTTTTTTGCTTTTGAGATTTTTCGACTTAACTCTTTCAGTTTCTTCAAGTTTTTCAAATGGAATAAAGGTGATTCTATTTCTGTGCCATCTGAAAGAGTTAGAAATTTTTTCAGACCGAAATCTATACCCACTTTTTTACCAGTTGCGATACGATTTTCATCTTCTTTCTTCTCTATCGTTACAGCAATATAGAAGTTATTATTATCCCTTTTAATAGTTACAGTTTTTATTTTGCCGTCAATAGGTCTTGATAGCCAAAATTTATATTTATAACCACTAAGAGAGATAACATTATCTTCTATTTTATAACCAACTTTTCCTTTTAATGTGAAAGATTTGTATCTTTTGACTTTCTTAAAACTTGGTGGAGATGTTCTAATTTTTCTCTTCAAATTATCAAAGAATAACTTATAAGCTTCATCAACTCTTTCAGTTATATTTTGAATTGCTTGAGAGCCTACATTTTTCCAAAACCTATACTTATCTAAATTTTTTAATTTAGTTATGTGTTTTTGAAGTTGAAATTTACTTAGATATTTTCCAAATAATCGATAATATCGTTTGTGAAGAGCAATGACATGGTTATAAATAATTCCAGAAATATCTACTAATTTATGAAGATGTTTTAATTTTATTGTTTCATAAAGTTTGTATTTATAAGTTAGAACCATTTTCTAAAAACCTTTTTCATTTATCTTTTGGACACTAAACAATGTTATATTTGCTAGAAAAAAACAACATTATTATTCGATTTATATTTAATATCTTTCATGAATAATTATTATACTATAACTTTTTAATAATACCTTTATTGAAAAAGCCTTATATCCCCATAGCTAAAGCTAGGGGCTTTACGGCTTGTTTTGGTAAGAAAACAAGCCCAAAAGCTGATATAAGAGTTAATTTTAAAAATGATTCTACCCATTATCGTTTTGGAATATCTATTAAATCGAGTAGTGCAAACATTCAAGTTCAAATTACAAATGTAGATAATTTTAGAATAGCTTGTGAGTTTAAAGGTTTAGATTTTTCTGATTTATTATACATTGGATTATCAAAATTTTGTGGATTTGGAGAGTATAAGCCAACAGAAGAACAGAAAGAGAAATTGTTACAAGGCAATAGAGATAGATGGCTTATTAATGAGTTAGAAGAGATTGAGCAAAGAGAGATTGAGAAGTTTTTTAATAAAAATCAAAAATCAATTTCAGAGCTTGTTTTAAAAGAGGGAACAGCTTTAGAAGAGTTTTTTGCCGATTATTATCTTGTAAATCGTAATGAGTATTCAAAAACTGGTGATGTAGATTTCTGTATAGAACCTATATCAGAAGTCATAGACAATTCCATTGCAAAAAATGGGTATAAAACAACTCCTAAAGGTAGTTTTCATATCGGTTCAATCACTGTTCAGATGAAAGGTAGTGGAAAAGGAGAAGCCTATCACGGACTTCAATTTAATAAAAAAGGCTGTTAGGTAGGTAATTTTTCAACAACTTTCTTAAAAAATAGTGGTGGAACTGCTTCGCCAATCGCCTGTCTAACAAGGTTATCACTTGCCCACTTTGGAATATTCCAATCTATTGGAAGTGTTGTTAAAAGCAGAAGTTCTAAAATTGTTAGAACCCTTGCATCAGAGTAACTTCCATCAGGATTTAATCGCCCACAATGAACATTATTCTGTGATGATATAGCTCCATTTGACATTGTAATAGTTGGTGCTGGTCTATCCCAATTTATTCTTTTATAAGTTGTCGAAAACCCTTTTATTCTTCGTCCATCTTTCTGTGGAAAATGTATTGAGTTCTCAAAAGCTGTCTTTCCTGTTGGTGTATGTTTCAATTTATATGATTATCATTGTGCTTTTTTGCATAGTGCCATTTAATCTCTGATTTCTCTCCACTCTCTAAACTCGGTAGATGTCCGATAGTTTCACGAACTGTAATCTGTCTCTCTTTTTCTGGAAACTCCCATTTCTGTTTTTTTGAAATTAAAGAGATACTTCTTTTTCTATGTTGAGGAACTCCATAATCAGCAAAATCTACATTTTGAGAATTTATAAAATAGCCTTTTAGTTCTTTCTCCAAATACTCTTTAATCTTGATATTTTTCCCATCAACTACTATAAAAGTTTCTGGCATTCGAGGAACATTTTCTATAATTATGTAGTCTGGATTTAGCAATTTTGTAGCAAAAACCCTCGCCCTTTAGGGCGGGGATGTAAGCGGATATTACTGTGGAGTTGATTGTTCTTCGATGTATTTTTTTAAAATTTCTATTGGTGCACCTCCAACACTCGCTACAAAATAGCTTCGACTCCATAAAGCTGAATTATCA harbors:
- a CDS encoding fumarate reductase/succinate dehydrogenase, flavoprotein subunit FrdA (PFAM: domain; FAD binding domain~TIGRFAM: succinate dehydrogenase, flavoprotein subunit, E. coli/mitochondrial subgroup; succinate dehydrogenase or fumarate reductase, flavoprotein subunitGram-negative/mitochondrial subgroup), encoding MSVTIEKYDAVVVGAGLAGNAAAMELEQRGHHVVVLTKLHPLRSHSGAAQGGINAALSEEDSIDLHMFDTIKGSDYLADQDAVELMCSKAPETIRWAERMGAAFSRNEKGEIAQRPFGGQSKPRACFAKDRTGITLLQTTFEQAHRAGVDFLDEWYVSDLIYKNGKVTGVVAFNIRNHEERKIFQAKSVLFATGGYARAFKINSNAHANTGDGLSIVARKGLPLEDMEFVQFHPSGLAGTGILISEAARGEGGLLFNSEGERFMKNYAPEKMELAPRDVVSRAITKEIHEGRGVGPRKDAVYLDMTHLGKEKIMSRLPELRDLAHTFLGMDMIDEPILISDTAHYSMGGIPTNIRGQVRQDHNGNLVEGFYAAGECACVSVHGANRLGANSVLEALFFGKHVGTEMANDLDDLEFGEVSENDIKQTESEIDWIIKNNGDESVPKLRDELQATMSENAGVFRTEKSLKEQLEVIENLQKRFKNIRIEDKSRLFNTELQEAIELGHMLEYSQFIVEGALYREESRGGHFREDFPARNDEMFLNHTMAYMKDGKIEIEKMPVKLGRFEVKERTY
- a CDS encoding fumarate reductase/succinate dehydrogenase, iron-sulfur subunit FrdB (PFAM: 2Fe-2S iron-sulfur cluster binding domain~TIGRFAM: succinate dehydrogenase and fumarate reductase iron-sulfur protein), which encodes MEHIESKKVKFQVFRFNGDVDILPYYREYELEIHKEDVVLDVLNKIKWEHSGSFSYRRSCRHGICGSCAVKVNGKGVLACKENMFDLIDIFGHEMIIDPLSKERAVKDLVIDKADFWKKYDKVTPYLVAEVDETPEKENIVSAKEAEQLRDADYCIQCGACYYSCPAVAVNENYIGPAALAKAFRFNADVRDDAKIERLNDVNHVGSGIWDCVKCFECTTVCPKEVDPMGKITELHLQTFAEGVADDNVATRHAVGFKHSVEKHGLLDEGRLVLYSEGIFGMTKHMHDGINMLKNGKIPMPWNLPKSQNLDEIKKLVKISSTAKF
- a CDS encoding fumarate reductase/succinate dehydrogenase, cytochrome b556 subunit FrdC (PFAM: Cysteine-rich domain), coding for MEKLKYALYTGCTARESTPELLDSTLAVAEKLGIELELLDEASCCGASHLQDFDDHLSLVLNARNLTYAEKRNVPMVTLCNTCQLNTSMTKERIDSDSELKEKVNSDLKQVGLEYKGVSDVKHFLYAILDDYGIENLKAKITKPLKNFNIAPFYGCHNIRPAELHQNGENPYVPDSLDRLIEVCGGKSVQYEEKNKCCGFHVDLQAPETANKLSGNALLGATDADADFMVTPCPLCHLNLDVKQDSIGDTMGREIQMPVLHMPQIVGLALGIEPKKLGLDHHVVKAVYFE
- a CDS encoding transposase, IS605 OrfB family, central region (PFAM: Putative transposase DNA-binding domain; Probable transposase~TIGRFAM: transposase, IS605 OrfB family, central region); protein product: MVLTYKYKLYETIKLKHLHKLVDISGIIYNHVIALHKRYYRLFGKYLSKFQLQKHITKLKNLDKYRFWKNVGSQAIQNITERVDEAYKLFFDNLKRKIRTSPPSFKKVKRYKSFTLKGKVGYKIEDNVISLSGYKYKFWLSRPIDGKIKTVTIKRDNNNFYIAVTIEKKEDENRIATGKKVGIDFGLKKFLTLSDGTEIESPLFHLKNLKKLKELSRKISKAKKGSNNRKKRKDRLSKLHTKIANSRKDYFHKLANFLKSKYDDIFIEDLNLKAMQKLWGRKINDLAFAEFVTILSYKANVHKIDRFYPSSKTCSNCGFKKEKLSLSEREFICENCGFKIDRDLNASINICRVGTSTLVERK
- a CDS encoding Restriction endonuclease, type II, HinP1I (PFAM: R.HinP1I restriction endonuclease) gives rise to the protein MKKPYIPIAKARGFTACFGKKTSPKADIRVNFKNDSTHYRFGISIKSSSANIQVQITNVDNFRIACEFKGLDFSDLLYIGLSKFCGFGEYKPTEEQKEKLLQGNRDRWLINELEEIEQREIEKFFNKNQKSISELVLKEGTALEEFFADYYLVNRNEYSKTGDVDFCIEPISEVIDNSIAKNGYKTTPKGSFHIGSITVQMKGSGKGEAYHGLQFNKKGC